A section of the Primulina eburnea isolate SZY01 chromosome 1, ASM2296580v1, whole genome shotgun sequence genome encodes:
- the LOC140835333 gene encoding uncharacterized protein translates to MGSFSVLGIGLSFVFGLVFVGLVAELYYLLCWKKRVATNSIREIEDFSFIFCWKRPNSFNSSNSSLELTNSVRNQQEREQDLELGSDKDLGLKNYGEEGEATELMRMHNLCGPPRFLFTIKEENKEDLESEDGKSKGEKSSRKGSRTRSLSDLVFIDGTPFLTPLSSPTVKNLKSLDSYSNLGFNPLFESLTEAEINRLRSSPPPKFKFLKDAEDKFMKRLLMEESGKIETK, encoded by the coding sequence ATGGGGTCTTTTAGTGTTTTAGGCATTGGTTTGAGTTTTGTGTTTGGTTTAGTATTCGTTGGACTGGTGGCAGAGCTCTACTATTTACTGTGCTGGAAGAAGAGAGTGGCCACTAACAGCATCAGAGAAATCGAGGATTTTTCATTTATCTTCTGCTGGAAGAGGCCCAATTCATTTAACAGCAGTAACAGCAGTCTAGAACTAACAAATTCAGTGAGAAACCAACAAGAACGAGAGCAAGATTTGGAATTGGGTTCAGATAAAGATTTGGGCTTGAAAAACTATGGTGAAGAAGGTGAGGCGACCGAGTTAATGAGGATGCACAATCTCTGTGGCCCTCCAAGATTTCTCTTCACAATTAAGGAGGAAAATAAGGAGGATTTGGAGTCAGAAGATGGGAAATCGAAAGGTGAAAAGAGTAGCAGAAAAGGGTCGAGAACAAGGAGTTTGAGTGACCTTGTTTTCATAGATGGCACCCCTTTTCTCACCCCTTTATCTTCACCAACTGTTAAGAATCTAAAATCCTTGGATTCTTACAGTAACCTCGGGTTCAATCCTCTTTTTGAATCCTTAACAGAAGCAGAAATAAACAGATTGAGGTCTTCTCCTCCTCCAAAGTTCAAGTTCTTGAAAGATGCCGAGGATAAGTTCATGAAGAGGTTGTTAATGGAGGAATCCGGGAAAATTGAGACTAAATAA